One region of Dysidea avara chromosome 1, odDysAvar1.4, whole genome shotgun sequence genomic DNA includes:
- the LOC136267681 gene encoding uncharacterized protein isoform X2 — MRSTSCPTRFQSVTPVASNLQRQIFKMSTRNSRKKKGGPSSVRTSTTVNIGSKRGASSRTMTATKNKRSRQNDDDNAVLTRSDIPTIVAAVRDAARSETEASTATHLPCSSSTTTGTAPTPAGATPLPRTAPPRSTSTDATRNAYPTAADEMQLQELALDTIPSSSQLSQIHQDSESTPQPPNNVQPNQPQCSGAGPMNLRGGIPPIPAKLVKRIQDGSFIEMSELLPELLRNASLPEEASKASRPRTYSVGSIIEWVRCFSCYIAVISRSQPERVVDLLGYQNLVITSHLDFPDFKWEEYDREFRLQAAASPTPQWSVMDSTQWNMARRSSTHLTNSYPSQCPPPPHTPICLAWNEHPSPGCPRRNCRFEHICYRCVNSPGIPNKRHKAIFCPNKDTKDQPALKRQGNH; from the exons ATGCGCAGTACCTCGTGCCCAACACGCTTCCAATCAGTTACACCTGTGGCGTCAAATCTTCAACGTCAAATCTTCAAGATGAGTACTCGCAACTCCCGCAAGAAGAAAGGAGGACCGTCGTCCGTAAGAACATCGACCACCGTCAACATCGGCAGCAAGCGAGGAGCGTCGTCAAGGACTATGACCGCCACAAAGAACAAACGTTCCAGACAGAACGATGACGACAACGCGGTACTGACAAGAAGTGACATTCCAACAATCGTAGCCGCCGTCAGAGATGCTGCTAGAAGTGAAACCGAGGCGTCAACAGCCACTCACCTTCCATGCTCATCATCAACGACAACCGGGACAGCTCCGACGCCGGCAGGCGCAACCCCGTTACCAAGGACAGCTCCGCCTCGTTCTACTTCAACGGACGCTACCAGAAACGCCTACCCTACTGCAGCGGATGAGATGCAGCTTCAGGAACTTG CTTTAGACACTATCCCCTCCTCCTCTCAGCTGAGTCAGATCCACCAAGATTCAGAATCTACACCTCAGCCACCCAACAATGTCCAACCCAACCAGCCACAATGCTCTGGGGCCGGTCCGATGAATCTTAGAGGCGGAATTCCACCCATACCAGCTAAACTTGTGAAACGCATCCAAGATGGGAGCTTCATCGAGATGTCTGAGCTTTTGCCAGAGCTGCTTCGTAACGCTAGTCTGCCAGAGGAAGCAAGCAAGGCCTCTAGGCCTAGGACCTACTCAGTTGGCAGTATCATTGAATGGGTACGATGCTTCAGTTGCTACATCGCGGTAATATCCCGCTCCCAGCCTGAAAGAGTGGTCGACCTACTGGGATATCAAAATTTAGTGATTACCAGCCATTTGGACTTCCCGGACTTCAAATGGGAAGAATACGATAGAGAGTTCAGGTTGCAAGCTGCAGCATCCCCCACCCCGCAATGGTCAGTCATGGATAGCACTCAATGGAACATGGCCAGACGATCCAgtacccacctcaccaactcATACCCATCTCAATGTCCTCCACCACCTCATACACCTATATGTCTAGCATGGAACGAACACCCCTCACCTGGCTGCCCACGCCGCAACTGCCGATTTGAACATATCTGTTATCGCTGTGTTAACTCACCAGGTATTCCCAATAAACGTCACAAAGCCATATTTTGTCCCAACAAAGACACTAAAGACCAACCAGCTCTCAAACGCCAAGGCAACCACTAG